The nucleotide window TCCATGTGATCAGAGGCGGAGGCCATGGAGGAGATGATGTGTACCCGGCTGCCTGCCTGCAGGCGTCCAATCGCTGCCTCTGCGACGATCCATGATCAGGGGGGTCCGACCGAGATTAGCAGCCTCTCTTGATGTTTTGTCCGCTAGCCACTTTCTTGCGGCCTTTTACCAATACATTCCTCGGCCCAGCGGAGGACCGTTTCGGCGATAGCTACGGCCCGCTCATATTCCTCCAGGGAAACCGGTGCAACCGGGCCCGGGTAGCGAGTGGCAAACGCAAATCGCGTTAAGCGGCCAGCTTGCTTCACCCGATCTGAAACGGATTCCCCACCGCTCTCAACCAACCTTAGAAGCTCAGCGAGATCATGGATGTAAGGGAAGGGGATATCCCGATGAATCAGTACCGCCTTGACGGCTTTCTCCGCTGCCTGCTGGGCGTCGAAGCAAGGGTCTTCCAGGTAAACCTCCGGTACTACAGCCCCAGCCTTCGCCCGGGCCAGATTGCTCCGAGCCCGGTTTAGCCATTCTCGAGGATCGTCCGGGGGCAGCCGCTCATGCGCCATAGACCACCTTTCCTTCCCGTAAAGCCGGGTAGATGACCGTCGGCCAGCTGTCCCGGTAACGCTCTACATCCTCAGGCGTAACCACGATCACATCTACTGCCTGGCCCACGCCGTAGAGTCCCATGTAGATCTCTTCGGTGAGCCAGCCGGGGTGGAAGTCACCGCTCTTGATCACCAGCAGGTCCACGTCGCTGTTGTGATCCATTTCACCTTTGGCTGCGGAACCGAACAGAATGATCTTGTCAGGCTGCGCCACTTCGACAATTCGCCGGATGATTTCGTCCAGCTTCTCAGAGTCAAGGGCTTTGGTCTGTATAACTGTCATTTTTAAAAGGTACCGCTTTTCAGGTTCTTGTGTCAATGATCCGCCTTTGTTGGTTAACTCAGGTTCCCGCGACCCTTAACCCACCGCCAGGTATAGGATAGTAGTCACCCCCGCTCCGATCAGGGCATAGGGTATCTGTGTCCGCACGTGGTCCATATGGTCAGAGGCGGAGGCCATGGAGGAAATGATGGTGGTATCGGAGATAGGGGAGCAGTGGTCGCCGAAAACGCCCCCGCCCAGGACGGCCGCCAGGTACAGGGGCAGGGAGCCATCCAGGGCCGCCGCCAGAGGTACCGCAATCGGCACCATCAGGGCGAAGGTCCCCCAGGAGGTGCCGGTGGCAAAGGCCATCAGGCAGGCCAGCAGGAACAGGCCGACTACCGCTACCTTGCTCCCGGCCACGCCGCCGATGATATGGGCTACGTAATCGCCCGTGCCCAGCTCCCGCACCGTATTACCCAAAGCGAAGGCCAGAATAAGGAGGGCAACAACCGGGATCATTCCCCCCATGCCCCTGAATGAAAGGTCCAGGTAGGCTTGCCCTGACATCCGTCCCTGCCCGGAATTGCGACCAAATCGGGGGCGGACATTCAGGATACCCAGGACCGCCAGGCTGGCGATCACCGCCCACAAGACCGCCGTGGAGCCGGAGCTGGCCTGGATGATAGTCCACAGACCGCTCCCTTCCGGTGCGCTGGCCCAGCCGGTAATAATGATACCGGCCACAATGGCGATAATCATTGTCAGTACCGGCAGGACCAGATTGATGGGCTGGGGCTTGAGGCCCGTCAGAGTAGCCACTCCCAGAACGTCTTCTCCCACCAGGGGATGGGCACCATCAGCCATGAGTTTGCCCTCATCACGGGCACGTCGCTCGGCTCGCTTCATGGAACCCACCTCCCGGCCCGTCAGAATGGTAAGTAATACCAAAAGAATAGCTGCCATCGGGTAGAAATTCCAGACCAGGCTGGATAGCAGCACCGCTACGGGACTTTCCACCCCCTGCACCGCCAGCAGACCGATGACCATCGCCCCCCAGCCGTTGAAAGGCACCAGCATGCAGATGGGCGCGGAGGTGGAATCACAGATGTAGGCCAGCTTCTCCCGACTTACCCGGTAGCGATCCGTGAGGGGCCGCCCTACCGTACCTGCCACCAGCGCGGTAATGGAGCTCTCAATGGTAATGAGTACGCCCAGGAAAAAGGGCACCAGTTGTGCCTGGCGTCGGTCGGTGACCCAGCGCCGGTCACCTACCCACTGGACGAACCCCTCCACACCGCCGGTAGCGCTCATGAGAGTAAGTACGCTCCCTACCAGCAGGCTGTAGAGGATAATGCGGGTGTTGCTGCTGTCCTCAAAGACCGCCACGATGGCGGTAACAGTTGAGCCGATGGCCACCAGGGGGTTCCAATCATCCAGGACCCACCAGCCCATCCAGACGCCCAGCAGGAGGGCAGGATAGATTTGTTTCTTCCACAGGGCCAGTCCTAGAGCCGCCGCCGGTGGCAGGAGGGAGAGGATGCCGTAGTTTTCCATGCGGGGGAGCTTAGGTGTGGGAGATATCTAACCTGACCGTGGTTATCAGATAACGGGTAACCGGCGAGTAATAGTTAGAAAGGGATGTCGTCATTGCCGAAGGGCGGCGGTTCTTCATACATCGGCGGGCCACCCTGGACGATGTCACTGCCATAAGCCTCCATTGCCAGGCGGGTGATTTCCTCCTTCACTTCCGGTTCGGCGATAACGGTATCATAGTACTGCCCGTCACTGCCTCTCTGGCTGGGCATACCCACGAAGGGACCACTGGAGCCCTCGACAATTTTGAAGCCTTTAACCACCAGCCCTTCGTCGGTGCGAACGTCGAAGAAAGCCCGGATTTTACCCCACTGGCCTTTGTTGATGCGCTCAATCTGCATGTATGACTCCTCAAAATAGTGGGGTGAAGGTAGGGGCTAAAGGCGGGTGGAGGCAATCGGCCAATTGATCCCAACCACAAGCGGGAATAACCGGCCGCACAGCAGCCGTGACCCATGTCAACGCCCTAGTTAGGCTCAAGCGCCAATGAGCTAGTGAATCTTCCTCGCCGCGGGACCCTCCGCAGCGGCCCGCAAGCCGGTGACGGCACCCTCGGTACCAGAGTCAAAGGTAAGGGAGATATTGGCTGCCATGCTCAGGTGGTAGCCGGCGAAGTCGGTTGGAGAAGTAAGTAGGAATGGTATCGCCAACGTCTGCGCTTATCTGACCACCGCCACGGGCCTGCCGCTGAAGGCTAGATGATGATCTTCATCCGCTCCCATACCAGGCGTATCGCGCTGACGATATCCAGATCACTCACCTCTCCCAGCAGCTCCGCCGGGACGATTTTCACAATGAATTTTCCTCTTGAATGGACACTTTCACTCCCATCTCTTCCATATCCTCCAGCATCCGCACCGGGTCCACGGCGTGGGCCATGAAGTGCAGGCCCGGCTTGGCCGCGGACCCGTCTAGATACTGCCTGATGCAGGCCACGGTGGGGGCGGCCGTCAGGAAATAGCCATCTTCATGAGCGAGGCGCACCCGCAGGGTTCTGGCCCCGCCTTCATCCCCTCCACTGGCTTCCAGCTGCAATATGATGCCGTATGGTGGCCGGGAGAACGTCTCCATCCCCCAGAAAAGGAGACGACCTACTGGTCGGAGCGCCGCCCGGGGCCATAGCCGCAGAGCCAGCAGGCCGATCGGAAACAGCACCCAATCCACAAACCAGTTGAAGCCCGAGATGTAAAAGCCAGTGTCACGTAAGGTGGGGATCAACTCCGGAAGGGCGCGCATTTCTTCCAGCAACATGGGTACGGTATAGGCGCGGCCAATAGGCTCGCCGTAATCCATCCTGAGGAAGTCCTTCGTGCGCCACAGATTGGCCTTCCTCCATTGCCCGTTCCTATAGTGCACCAACTGGTAGTCAAGCATTTCGGACACGAACTCCGCAGCGGTGGCTTCACCCACCGAGAACGCGCCCCAATCGACCTTGAGAGCACAGCTTACCACCGCCTTCTCGAGGTTATCAATCTTGGTCGCGGCGTACCGAACCAGAGCCGCCGGCACACCAGGGTGAAAGCCACCGTCGGTGATAAAGCAGCGACCCGCCGCCTCAATCTCTCCCACCATTGACTTGAGGACCTCTACCTTGGCTGTAGAATACTGGATATCCAGATAATCGCTACCCGCCGACAAGGCCGCCGCAGCCACCGTCCGCACATATTGTGATGTACTCGAAGCCACCACCAACAAGTCCACGCCCACCAGGGCTCGATTCAAT belongs to Candidatus Neomarinimicrobiota bacterium and includes:
- a CDS encoding nucleotidyltransferase domain-containing protein, giving the protein MTVIQTKALDSEKLDEIIRRIVEVAQPDKIILFGSAAKGEMDHNSDVDLLVIKSGDFHPGWLTEEIYMGLYGVGQAVDVIVVTPEDVERYRDSWPTVIYPALREGKVVYGA
- a CDS encoding Na+/H+ antiporter NhaC family protein, producing MENYGILSLLPPAAALGLALWKKQIYPALLLGVWMGWWVLDDWNPLVAIGSTVTAIVAVFEDSSNTRIILYSLLVGSVLTLMSATGGVEGFVQWVGDRRWVTDRRQAQLVPFFLGVLITIESSITALVAGTVGRPLTDRYRVSREKLAYICDSTSAPICMLVPFNGWGAMVIGLLAVQGVESPVAVLLSSLVWNFYPMAAILLVLLTILTGREVGSMKRAERRARDEGKLMADGAHPLVGEDVLGVATLTGLKPQPINLVLPVLTMIIAIVAGIIITGWASAPEGSGLWTIIQASSGSTAVLWAVIASLAVLGILNVRPRFGRNSGQGRMSGQAYLDLSFRGMGGMIPVVALLILAFALGNTVRELGTGDYVAHIIGGVAGSKVAVVGLFLLACLMAFATGTSWGTFALMVPIAVPLAAALDGSLPLYLAAVLGGGVFGDHCSPISDTTIISSMASASDHMDHVRTQIPYALIGAGVTTILYLAVG
- a CDS encoding septation protein SpoVG family protein — protein: MQIERINKGQWGKIRAFFDVRTDEGLVVKGFKIVEGSSGPFVGMPSQRGSDGQYYDTVIAEPEVKEEITRLAMEAYGSDIVQGGPPMYEEPPPFGNDDIPF
- a CDS encoding HEPN domain-containing protein; this encodes MAHERLPPDDPREWLNRARSNLARAKAGAVVPEVYLEDPCFDAQQAAEKAVKAVLIHRDIPFPYIHDLAELLRLVESGGESVSDRVKQAGRLTRFAFATRYPGPVAPVSLEEYERAVAIAETVLRWAEECIGKRPQESG
- a CDS encoding saccharopine dehydrogenase family protein, with translation MAVKSILILGGYGNAGLAIARLCLQYTDARLTLAGRSQSKAVEASAQLNTEFEDIRVSALQVDASNEVELNRALVGVDLLVVASSTSQYVRTVAAAALSAGSDYLDIQYSTAKVEVLKSMVGEIEAAGRCFITDGGFHPGVPAALVRYAATKIDNLEKAVVSCALKVDWGAFSVGEATAAEFVSEMLDYQLVHYRNGQWRKANLWRTKDFLRMDYGEPIGRAYTVPMLLEEMRALPELIPTLRDTGFYISGFNWFVDWVLFPIGLLALRLWPRAALRPVGRLLFWGMETFSRPPYGIILQLEASGGDEGGARTLRVRLAHEDGYFLTAAPTVACIRQYLDGSAAKPGLHFMAHAVDPVRMLEDMEEMGVKVSIQEENSL